From Acidothermus cellulolyticus 11B, a single genomic window includes:
- a CDS encoding uroporphyrinogen-III synthase: protein MINQVGGVPPLTGFTVAITAERRREELAELLRRRGARVRVVSTLRTVFADDAEIAAATEEALTGPVDIVIVTTAVGFRRWLESADGLGYGDRLRMALWSADLVARGAKARGAVRAAGLPETSPPVETMSEIVEFLRARGVCGKRVVVQAHGDPDDRTASALCRDGAEVVVVPVYHWSSADAARAERLAGDIVTGRLDAVVFTSRPACDGLLRASGDAREHVIDAFRAGVVAACIGPVCAQPLVDAGVDVVMPPRGRLGDLVRAVTEEVPRRRTLSTAIGNQRLEVRGHGVVYGEAFTVLPPAPLAVLRALVANAGRVVTKSALAAAIGTAVGRQQPSQALKRLEHRRVEMAVARLRRAVPHIPVTAVIKRGYRLAQPGSEGVVFVTGKGDVDRSHAPMPDEEATPGRHPAVASRHANPEEVTVERTTWVEEHSAP, encoded by the coding sequence ATGATCAATCAGGTCGGCGGTGTGCCCCCGCTGACCGGTTTCACCGTTGCAATTACCGCTGAGCGTCGCCGGGAGGAGCTTGCCGAGCTCCTGCGGAGGAGGGGCGCCCGGGTAAGAGTGGTGAGCACGTTACGCACCGTCTTCGCGGATGACGCCGAAATTGCCGCGGCCACCGAGGAAGCGCTCACTGGGCCTGTGGACATTGTTATCGTGACGACAGCTGTCGGTTTTCGCCGTTGGCTGGAGAGCGCGGACGGCCTTGGCTACGGCGACAGACTGCGGATGGCTCTGTGGAGCGCTGACCTTGTCGCCCGCGGCGCGAAGGCACGCGGAGCTGTCCGCGCCGCCGGATTGCCCGAAACGTCCCCCCCGGTCGAGACGATGTCGGAGATCGTGGAGTTTCTCCGGGCGCGTGGCGTCTGCGGCAAACGCGTCGTGGTGCAGGCGCACGGTGATCCGGACGACCGAACAGCGTCGGCTCTTTGCCGCGATGGTGCCGAGGTGGTCGTCGTCCCGGTGTATCACTGGTCGTCGGCTGATGCCGCACGTGCGGAGCGGCTTGCCGGCGATATCGTGACCGGCCGGCTCGATGCGGTGGTTTTCACCAGCCGACCCGCATGTGACGGGCTTCTGCGGGCGTCCGGCGACGCGCGCGAGCACGTGATTGACGCCTTTCGCGCGGGTGTTGTTGCCGCGTGCATCGGCCCGGTATGTGCGCAGCCGCTTGTCGACGCCGGCGTTGACGTCGTCATGCCGCCGCGGGGCCGGCTCGGCGACCTGGTGCGCGCCGTGACAGAAGAGGTGCCGAGGAGGCGGACGCTGTCCACGGCAATCGGCAACCAGCGCCTCGAGGTACGGGGTCACGGCGTCGTTTACGGGGAGGCCTTTACCGTGCTACCGCCCGCGCCGTTGGCGGTCTTGCGGGCCTTGGTCGCGAATGCCGGTCGTGTGGTCACGAAATCGGCGCTGGCCGCGGCGATCGGTACGGCGGTAGGTCGCCAGCAACCGAGTCAGGCACTCAAACGGCTGGAGCATCGGCGGGTAGAAATGGCAGTCGCTCGACTACGACGTGCAGTGCCGCACATACCCGTTACCGCTGTTATCAAACGCGGGTATCGTCTTGCCCAGCCTGGGAGCGAAGGTGTTGTTTTCGTCACCGGCAAGGGCGACGTGGACCGGAGTCATGCGCCCATGCCGGATGAGGAAGCCACGCCCGGGCGGCATCCGGCCGTGGCTTCTCGGCATGCGAATCCCGAAGAGGTCACCGTCGAGCGGACTACGTGGGTCGAGGAGCACTCCGCTCCGTGA
- the nirD gene encoding nitrite reductase small subunit NirD → MLQVGTGELSAVRRGRSTSERLGSAVRGWFQICRYDELLPGRPVAAWLDGKQVAVVRLVDGTVHAVDNKDPFCGANVLARGITGSRGEIDVLISPMYKHAFDLRSGRCLDDGSVRVSVYDVRVREGWVWIRAGERRSSRRVAERQCDG, encoded by the coding sequence ATGCTGCAGGTTGGCACAGGCGAGCTTTCGGCGGTGCGCCGCGGTCGTTCCACATCAGAGAGATTGGGGTCGGCTGTGCGTGGCTGGTTTCAGATCTGTCGTTATGACGAGCTCCTGCCGGGTCGCCCGGTGGCTGCGTGGTTGGACGGAAAGCAGGTCGCCGTGGTGCGCCTGGTCGACGGTACGGTGCACGCAGTCGACAATAAGGATCCCTTCTGCGGCGCGAACGTTCTTGCGCGTGGAATAACCGGCTCGCGGGGGGAGATCGATGTGCTGATTTCTCCTATGTACAAGCACGCGTTTGACCTGCGGAGTGGGCGTTGTCTGGATGACGGGTCAGTGCGCGTGTCGGTCTACGACGTACGGGTTCGCGAGGGTTGGGTCTGGATACGGGCGGGAGAGCGGCGATCGTCGAGGCGCGTCGCGGAGCGGCAATGCGATGGGTAG
- the nirB gene encoding nitrite reductase large subunit NirB gives MINEALTPGAVRRIVLVGYGMVGHHFLDRFVQLAEARGGGMTYRVTVFAAEKRPAYDRVSLSSYFEGKSADDLQLGSAGDWPNVDIRLGDPAISFDVTGQQVRGASGWTERYDIAVLATGSRPFVPPVEGAARPGCFVYRTLDDLDAIRQAAERAHRGVVVGAGLLGLEAANALRLLGLQVAVVERADRPLPLQVDAGGGAILRRQIETLGIDLRTGVTVTSILGPDGAGVQAVALDDGAILETDLVVFAAGVRPEDDLARQAGLAVGRRGGIVVDDTCMTSAENVYAIGECACVGGVDGTVYGLVAPGYAMADTVARRLCGEPATLGTLDTSTKLKSLGVDVASFGDAFATTPGALDVVFADHVRGVYRKIVVSNDAKRLLGGILVGDISAYPILRGAVGSELSVDPQELLVPADQVVLGGPASLGEEATVCSCHNVSAGVICSAIREGAEDVAAIKSVTRAGTCCGSCVPLLKTLLEAELAKLGKEPQRGLCEHFDLTRQEIFEIVAIRGISSFDELIEQYGRGRGCDICKPVVASILAGRPGAHPLDAATAALQDTNDHVMANLQRDGSYSVVPRIPGGEITPDGLITIGTIAKEFGLYTKITGGQRIDMFGARLEQLPCIWQRLVEAGFESGHAYGKAMRTVKSCVGSTWCRYGVQDSVRLAIKLELRYRGLRAPHKIKAAVSGCARECAEARGKDVGVIASERGWNLYVGGNGGFSPRHAELLAADLDEETLVRYIDRFLMYYIRTADRLQRTASWLENIQGGLDHVRAVIIDDSLGLCAELDAAMERHVASYVDEWAATLKDPRKLAQFRTFVNAPEQADPDIVFVPERHQHRPASPEERRRLATVP, from the coding sequence GTGATCAACGAAGCACTCACTCCCGGCGCCGTCCGACGCATTGTTCTGGTCGGCTACGGCATGGTCGGCCACCACTTTCTCGACCGGTTCGTTCAGCTGGCCGAGGCGCGAGGCGGCGGAATGACATACCGGGTGACCGTGTTTGCCGCGGAGAAGCGCCCGGCCTACGACCGCGTTTCGCTGTCGAGTTATTTTGAGGGGAAAAGTGCCGACGACCTCCAGCTTGGCTCTGCCGGTGATTGGCCGAATGTCGACATTCGGCTCGGTGATCCGGCAATCAGTTTTGACGTCACGGGTCAGCAGGTAAGAGGAGCGTCGGGCTGGACCGAGCGGTACGACATTGCGGTCCTCGCGACAGGTTCCCGACCGTTTGTTCCACCGGTGGAAGGCGCCGCGCGGCCCGGATGCTTCGTGTATCGCACCCTCGATGACCTGGACGCTATTCGGCAGGCGGCTGAACGCGCGCATCGGGGCGTTGTTGTCGGCGCCGGTTTGCTTGGGCTCGAAGCGGCTAACGCATTGCGTCTGCTTGGACTTCAGGTCGCCGTCGTCGAGCGAGCGGACCGGCCGCTTCCCCTGCAGGTGGACGCCGGCGGTGGCGCGATCCTGCGTCGGCAAATCGAAACCCTTGGCATCGATCTGCGCACGGGTGTGACGGTGACAAGCATTCTCGGGCCGGACGGTGCCGGCGTCCAAGCAGTCGCTCTTGATGACGGTGCAATCCTCGAGACCGACCTCGTCGTCTTCGCAGCCGGCGTACGACCGGAGGACGACCTCGCACGACAAGCAGGTCTCGCTGTCGGCCGCCGCGGTGGAATCGTCGTCGACGATACCTGCATGACCAGTGCGGAAAACGTTTACGCCATCGGAGAATGCGCATGTGTCGGTGGTGTGGACGGTACGGTGTATGGCCTGGTTGCTCCCGGTTACGCCATGGCCGATACGGTTGCGCGTCGTCTCTGCGGCGAACCCGCAACCTTAGGTACTCTCGACACGTCGACCAAGCTGAAGTCCTTGGGCGTCGACGTAGCGAGCTTCGGTGACGCGTTCGCGACAACACCGGGCGCCCTTGACGTGGTCTTTGCCGACCACGTGCGCGGCGTGTATCGCAAGATTGTCGTCAGCAATGATGCCAAGCGGCTTCTCGGCGGTATTCTCGTCGGTGACATCAGCGCGTATCCGATCCTGCGGGGCGCCGTCGGCTCGGAGCTGAGCGTCGATCCTCAAGAGTTGCTTGTCCCCGCGGATCAGGTCGTGCTAGGCGGACCGGCGTCGTTGGGTGAAGAGGCAACGGTCTGCAGCTGTCACAATGTCTCGGCAGGCGTCATCTGTTCGGCAATTCGCGAGGGGGCCGAGGATGTTGCGGCGATCAAGAGTGTGACGCGCGCGGGCACCTGCTGTGGAAGCTGTGTACCATTGCTCAAGACGTTGCTTGAGGCGGAGCTAGCCAAACTCGGTAAAGAGCCGCAGCGAGGCCTGTGTGAGCACTTCGATCTCACGCGGCAAGAAATCTTCGAAATCGTTGCGATTCGCGGCATATCGTCGTTTGATGAGTTGATTGAGCAATACGGCCGCGGTCGTGGATGCGATATTTGCAAACCGGTCGTCGCATCCATTCTGGCCGGCCGGCCCGGTGCGCACCCGCTCGATGCCGCGACAGCGGCGCTGCAAGACACGAATGATCACGTGATGGCAAATCTGCAACGTGACGGCAGCTATTCGGTCGTGCCGCGCATCCCGGGCGGAGAAATCACGCCGGATGGCCTGATCACAATCGGCACCATCGCGAAAGAATTCGGGCTCTATACGAAGATAACCGGGGGGCAGCGGATCGACATGTTCGGCGCCCGACTGGAGCAGTTGCCGTGCATCTGGCAGCGGCTGGTCGAGGCTGGATTTGAGTCCGGTCACGCGTATGGCAAGGCGATGCGCACCGTCAAATCCTGTGTCGGCTCCACGTGGTGCCGGTATGGCGTTCAGGACTCCGTTCGATTGGCAATCAAGTTGGAGCTGCGCTATCGAGGACTGCGGGCGCCGCACAAAATAAAGGCCGCCGTCTCCGGATGTGCGCGGGAGTGTGCCGAGGCGCGCGGCAAGGATGTCGGCGTTATCGCATCCGAGCGCGGCTGGAATCTCTACGTCGGAGGCAACGGCGGTTTCTCTCCTCGGCATGCCGAGCTGTTGGCCGCGGATCTCGACGAGGAGACGCTTGTCCGATACATCGACCGGTTCTTGATGTACTACATTCGCACGGCCGACCGGCTGCAACGCACGGCGTCATGGCTTGAGAATATCCAAGGAGGATTAGATCACGTACGGGCGGTGATCATAGATGATTCTCTTGGCCTCTGCGCGGAGTTGGACGCGGCAATGGAGCGCCACGTCGCATCCTACGTTGACGAATGGGCCGCGACACTCAAGGATCCGAGGAAGCTCGCCCAATTCCGTACCTTCGTGAACGCGCCGGAGCAAGCGGATCCGGATATTGTCTTTGTTCCTGAACGTCATCAACATCGGCCGGCGTCTCCCGAGGAACGCCGTCGATTGGCCACGGTGCCCTGA
- a CDS encoding FAD-dependent oxidoreductase → MTPLRIVVIGGGMAAARLAERLGGRSDVSLTILGEERHVPYNRALLIAALCQPSLLSSLALHTQRWFDSRNINLQLAVRAVSIDRRRQNVVLHNGMQVPYDALVLATGAIPVVPLISGARGCRDYRIGTIWRIRDVQRLRAMVRHARRIAVIGGGALGVEVAAALAGRCGQVTLTHDAPQLLNSLANAAVSAATAEQLRRHGVEIHLGRPVREIRRRANELTLIVSGGTAIDVDGVVLAAGARPATRLAAAAKLEVDEAGVVVTDTFASPDDPNIFAIGDCAATGSRGQALAAWRHADALAEVFGAAPGGRTYVPVATLRVRAPGVDLLAVGRWQAGASVLLDDAARRTYAHLTVEEGRLVGGILFGDTRRAGRLLHAASRPWSAVSVSSLLFESTVRMPAPRDDDLACVCRGVPVGEVRRLIRAGCAVDEICRQTGAASGCGSCRTLLQALIDEGAADAEPACHGVDAAQAHR, encoded by the coding sequence ATGACTCCGCTGCGTATCGTTGTCATCGGCGGCGGCATGGCCGCCGCACGGCTTGCCGAACGCCTCGGTGGGCGGTCGGACGTGTCGCTGACGATTCTGGGCGAAGAGCGTCACGTGCCCTACAACCGCGCGCTTCTCATTGCCGCCTTATGTCAGCCGAGCTTGCTGTCAAGCCTCGCACTGCATACCCAGCGGTGGTTTGACTCACGCAATATCAATCTTCAACTCGCTGTCCGCGCAGTCTCGATCGATCGCCGGCGTCAGAACGTCGTGCTGCACAATGGCATGCAGGTGCCGTACGACGCGTTGGTTCTGGCCACAGGTGCAATTCCTGTCGTACCGCTTATCAGTGGAGCAAGAGGGTGCCGTGACTACCGGATTGGAACGATTTGGCGGATCCGCGATGTCCAGCGACTGCGGGCCATGGTGCGTCACGCTCGGCGTATTGCGGTGATTGGCGGTGGAGCCCTTGGTGTGGAGGTCGCTGCCGCGTTGGCAGGTCGATGCGGGCAGGTGACACTGACTCACGATGCACCGCAGTTGCTGAATTCTCTTGCGAATGCCGCCGTCAGCGCAGCAACAGCTGAGCAACTACGTCGCCACGGCGTCGAGATTCATCTGGGAAGGCCGGTACGCGAGATTCGCCGGCGTGCGAATGAGTTGACTCTGATCGTCAGCGGGGGAACGGCAATCGATGTCGACGGCGTCGTCCTAGCGGCCGGGGCAAGACCTGCCACGAGGCTTGCGGCTGCAGCGAAGCTCGAGGTCGACGAGGCCGGCGTCGTGGTGACTGACACCTTCGCAAGTCCAGACGATCCAAACATCTTCGCTATCGGGGATTGTGCTGCCACCGGCAGTCGCGGGCAGGCGCTGGCCGCGTGGCGACACGCAGACGCACTCGCCGAGGTGTTCGGCGCTGCGCCGGGCGGTCGGACATACGTACCGGTGGCGACGCTGCGAGTGAGGGCGCCCGGAGTGGATCTCCTGGCCGTCGGCCGATGGCAAGCGGGCGCGAGTGTCCTGTTGGATGACGCCGCACGCAGGACCTATGCGCATCTCACCGTCGAAGAGGGCCGACTGGTTGGCGGAATTCTCTTTGGTGACACCCGGCGGGCGGGCCGTCTGTTGCACGCAGCGAGTCGGCCTTGGAGCGCGGTGAGCGTGAGCAGTCTGCTCTTCGAGTCCACGGTGCGGATGCCCGCGCCGCGTGATGACGATCTGGCGTGCGTATGCCGCGGAGTGCCGGTCGGCGAGGTGCGACGCCTGATACGAGCAGGCTGCGCCGTTGACGAGATATGCCGCCAAACGGGCGCTGCCAGCGGTTGTGGCAGCTGCCGAACCCTCTTGCAGGCACTGATCGACGAAGGCGCCGCTGACGCAGAACCAGCTTGTCATGGCGTGGACGCGGCCCAGGCACATCGCTAA
- a CDS encoding molybdopterin oxidoreductase family protein, which yields MRRVRTYPAPAALTADPQGVATHCPYCALQCGMWIRSTEHGVEISGRDFPTNRGQLCRKGWTAGELLDSAERLRIPLVRDSREEALRPATWDDALDRIADAFTGLQRAYGNDAVAIFGGGGLTNETAYLLGKFARVALKTRMIDYNGRFCMSAAATAMRKAFGLDRGLPFPLDDIAGTDLLILAGVNTAETMPVLVRHLDELRASGGRIVVIDPRRTPTAALADVVVQPVPGTDVALAYGLLFGAIRAGLTDGEFIAERTVGFADVRATAMGYWPERVELLTGVSVAQLDELIHELALARTTILLTGRGVEQQVHGSAAVLAYINLMLALGRIGRPYCGYGSVTGQGNGQGGREHGQKADQLPGYRRIDDPEARAHVAQVWGIAPGDLPGPGVDAVTLLTDPDTDVHGMLVIGSNPVVSAPNAQLAEKRLRSLDFLAVVDIVLSETAELADVVLPTTQWAEETGTMTNLEGRVLLRQKALDPPAGVLTDIEILHQLARRLGHASGFPTDSRQVFDELRQASRGGVADYSGIDYERIAAENGIFWPCSEPAGIGSPRLFLAGFATPDGRARFVDVAADLDADCPDAAFPFYLTTGRLMDHYQSGAQTRRIASLRRASPEPFAEVHTATARSLGISDGERVRIVTRQGSVILPARLTTTIREDTIFVPFHWGGSGRANTVTTNAVDSTCGMPAFKLTAARVEAVRE from the coding sequence ATGCGTCGTGTGAGAACCTACCCCGCACCTGCCGCGCTCACTGCCGATCCGCAGGGAGTCGCGACCCACTGTCCCTACTGCGCCCTGCAATGCGGCATGTGGATTCGTTCGACCGAACATGGGGTCGAGATCTCCGGACGTGACTTCCCGACCAATCGCGGTCAGCTATGCCGGAAAGGCTGGACGGCCGGTGAGTTGCTCGACAGCGCAGAGCGGCTGCGCATCCCACTCGTCCGTGATTCCCGCGAAGAGGCTCTGCGCCCCGCCACGTGGGACGACGCTCTGGATCGCATCGCGGATGCCTTTACCGGGCTGCAACGGGCATATGGCAACGATGCCGTCGCTATATTCGGCGGCGGAGGCTTGACGAATGAGACCGCCTATTTGTTGGGAAAGTTCGCTAGAGTCGCGCTGAAGACACGCATGATTGACTACAACGGCCGTTTCTGTATGTCGGCGGCGGCAACCGCTATGCGTAAGGCCTTTGGCCTGGATCGCGGCCTGCCCTTTCCGTTGGACGATATCGCGGGCACGGACTTGCTGATACTTGCCGGCGTGAACACGGCGGAAACGATGCCGGTGCTGGTACGGCATCTGGATGAGCTTCGCGCCTCCGGAGGTCGGATTGTTGTGATCGATCCACGCCGGACCCCCACGGCCGCGCTGGCTGACGTCGTCGTTCAGCCTGTACCGGGGACGGACGTTGCACTTGCCTACGGTCTCCTCTTCGGTGCTATTCGGGCCGGCCTCACCGATGGCGAATTCATCGCCGAGCGTACAGTGGGATTCGCAGATGTACGGGCCACGGCAATGGGCTACTGGCCGGAGAGAGTCGAACTGCTGACCGGCGTCTCTGTCGCCCAGCTGGACGAGTTGATTCACGAGCTCGCGCTGGCACGGACGACCATTCTTCTCACCGGGAGAGGCGTCGAACAGCAGGTCCACGGCAGTGCGGCCGTGCTCGCCTACATCAACCTCATGCTCGCGCTGGGGCGCATAGGACGTCCCTACTGCGGCTACGGCTCGGTCACGGGACAGGGAAACGGTCAGGGAGGTCGCGAGCACGGCCAGAAGGCTGACCAGCTGCCGGGTTATCGACGCATTGACGATCCTGAGGCACGCGCGCACGTCGCACAGGTCTGGGGAATCGCGCCGGGCGATCTTCCAGGTCCGGGAGTTGATGCCGTCACGCTGCTCACCGATCCGGATACGGACGTTCACGGCATGCTTGTTATCGGCTCAAATCCCGTTGTGTCGGCACCCAATGCTCAACTCGCTGAGAAGCGGTTGCGTTCTCTTGATTTCCTCGCTGTGGTCGACATCGTACTTTCCGAGACCGCCGAGCTGGCGGACGTCGTTCTGCCGACCACGCAGTGGGCCGAGGAAACGGGAACGATGACAAACCTCGAGGGTCGGGTGCTGCTCCGCCAGAAAGCGCTGGATCCACCGGCGGGGGTGCTCACCGACATTGAGATTCTGCATCAGCTCGCCCGCCGGCTCGGGCATGCGTCGGGATTTCCGACCGATTCTCGCCAGGTGTTCGACGAGCTGCGGCAGGCAAGCCGCGGTGGTGTCGCCGACTACTCGGGCATTGACTACGAACGTATCGCAGCAGAGAACGGCATTTTTTGGCCCTGCTCCGAGCCGGCGGGCATCGGCTCTCCCCGTCTATTTCTGGCCGGCTTTGCGACGCCGGATGGCCGCGCCCGGTTCGTCGACGTCGCGGCTGATCTGGATGCCGATTGTCCGGATGCCGCCTTCCCCTTCTACCTGACGACCGGACGACTGATGGATCACTATCAGAGCGGGGCGCAGACACGCCGTATCGCGTCGCTTCGCCGCGCCTCCCCGGAGCCCTTTGCGGAGGTGCACACCGCGACGGCACGTTCGCTGGGCATCAGCGACGGCGAGCGGGTGCGCATCGTCACCCGCCAGGGGAGCGTTATTCTGCCGGCGCGCCTCACCACGACTATTCGTGAGGACACCATCTTTGTGCCGTTTCACTGGGGCGGGAGCGGACGCGCGAATACCGTGACGACCAATGCCGTGGATTCTACGTGCGGGATGCCGGCTTTCAAATTGACCGCGGCACGCGTAGAGGCCGTCCGGGAATGA
- a CDS encoding MFS transporter — MSHPDRINRTARGTLAATTLGFFGGFAGVSIVGPLAPRFAELLHLSPVIAALLAATPNLTGSLLRIPFGALYDRLGGRRPFLFLLAVTSVAVLGLLVLLHARYPDHLAGSLPLLFLLAALAGFGVATFSVGVGQIAGWHSADRQGRALGIYAGLGNLGPALSALLLPIAVTSLGIVGGYGIWLVILVVLTVLYALFARDAARIGSPVRAASSALLCAASRRTTWMLVSGYFISFGGFLGLTAWLPSYWHAMYGLSLRESGILTASFAATAALARVPGGILADRLASHAVLLTANAGLVGGIAVLCWSSSLPLSLGATLIVAAAMGVQNAWIFRTLPMCAPDAVGSAAGWVGGLGALGGFALPPLVGWVTSLVGGRTGYAQGFLPIAAAAALVLPALLRLASHVSGRRVGLITSQFPPESGARGPSLGLRRLMAEPSLQQLQERDIDVPR; from the coding sequence GTGAGCCACCCTGACAGAATTAATAGGACGGCACGCGGCACGCTAGCAGCGACAACGCTAGGCTTCTTCGGAGGCTTTGCCGGCGTCTCGATCGTCGGGCCGCTTGCTCCGCGGTTTGCCGAATTGCTCCACCTCTCGCCGGTCATCGCCGCTCTCCTGGCAGCGACCCCGAACCTCACAGGTTCACTGTTGCGCATCCCATTCGGCGCCCTCTATGACCGGCTCGGCGGGCGACGTCCCTTTCTCTTCCTCCTTGCCGTAACGAGCGTCGCCGTCCTCGGCTTGCTGGTCCTCCTGCACGCGCGATATCCGGACCACCTCGCCGGCTCATTGCCTCTGCTCTTTCTTCTGGCAGCGCTCGCCGGGTTCGGGGTGGCGACGTTCTCGGTCGGAGTCGGTCAGATCGCCGGTTGGCACTCCGCAGATCGTCAGGGTAGGGCTCTAGGAATCTACGCTGGTCTCGGCAACCTCGGCCCGGCGCTGTCCGCTCTTCTCCTGCCCATCGCCGTGACGAGTCTCGGCATTGTCGGCGGTTACGGAATATGGCTCGTGATTCTCGTCGTCCTGACGGTGCTGTATGCGCTTTTTGCCCGCGATGCCGCGCGCATCGGGTCACCGGTGCGAGCCGCGTCTTCCGCCCTGCTTTGCGCCGCGTCCCGGCGAACGACCTGGATGCTCGTCAGCGGTTATTTCATTTCGTTTGGTGGTTTTCTCGGACTTACCGCGTGGCTGCCGTCGTATTGGCACGCGATGTACGGCCTCTCCTTGCGTGAAAGTGGAATTCTTACCGCCTCGTTCGCCGCAACTGCAGCGCTTGCGCGCGTACCCGGTGGCATTCTCGCGGATCGCCTCGCCTCTCACGCCGTGCTGCTCACGGCAAACGCCGGCCTTGTCGGCGGAATCGCGGTTCTGTGTTGGTCGAGCAGTCTCCCCCTGTCGTTAGGAGCAACGCTCATCGTCGCGGCGGCGATGGGCGTCCAGAACGCGTGGATCTTCCGAACCCTCCCGATGTGCGCGCCCGACGCCGTCGGAAGCGCGGCCGGCTGGGTCGGCGGACTGGGCGCCCTCGGCGGATTCGCCCTCCCGCCGCTCGTCGGTTGGGTAACGAGCCTCGTCGGTGGACGTACCGGTTACGCTCAGGGCTTTCTGCCCATCGCCGCCGCCGCCGCGCTTGTGCTGCCCGCTCTTCTCCGCCTTGCCTCGCACGTATCAGGTCGGCGCGTTGGCCTCATCACCAGCCAGTTCCCGCCAGAGAGCGGCGCGCGCGGCCCGTCGCTCGGCCTGCGTCGGCTCATGGCCGAGCCGAGTCTCCAACAGCTGCAGGAGCGAGACATCGATGTGCCGCGGTAG